ACTGAAGTATATTCACAGCAATGGGCTTTTTAGCAAGGTGCCGTGAAAATGAAGCAACTGGAGTGTATACATGATACATGAGGATTGCGAATTGAGCGGCAACGCCGCTGAAAGTTCAAGTGCGAAGAGTATAAAGTGGGTTTGGTAGAGATATAGATGCCCTATAAATAAAAAAATTGGAGACAATATGGCTATTCAAGTACAACCTATTTTGGCATTTAAAGATAATTACATTTGGTGTCTGATTAACGATGAGACTAACCATTGTATTATCGTTGATCCAGGTGAGGCAAAACCTGTTTTAGGGTTCCTTAAACGTTCAAATCTTTCGCTAGACGCGTTATTTATTACGCACCATCATTGGGATCATACCAATGGCATAAAAGCGATTTTAAAAGATCATTCGGCGCCTGTATTTGGGCCGGCGAAAGAAAAAATAGCAGGCGTTTCCAATCCAGTAGATGAGGGAGATACGGTTGAATTAAATAATTGGCCCATTACGTTTAAGGTTTTAGCCATCCCTGGCCATACACTGGGCCATATCGCTTATTACGGGGATAATTTACTTTTTTGCGGAGACACGCTATTTTCTGCGGGATGCGGTCGACTGTTTGAAGGGACTGCTGAACAAATGTTGGATTCTTTAAATAAACTTTCGCAATTGCCGGATGAAACACAGATTTATTGTGGTCACGAATATACGCTGAATAATCTGAATTTTGCGCAAATGCTTGAGCCCAACAACGTTCATGTTAAGGAATATTTAGAGCGGGTTCGTGAATTACGCCAAAAAAACTTACCTAGTCTTCCCTGCACATTATCTACGGAGCGATTGGTTAATCCTTTTTTACGTTGCGATAAGACAGAGATTTTATCACGTGTTGAAAGGCACCGGGGGAAGAAATTTGATTTACCGGCTGAAGCATTTGCTTATCTTCGCCAATGGAAAAATAATTATAAATAGGCTTTGTTTTGTGGATCTTGAGCTTGTCGTTCGGGTAATCGGCTCAGGCTCAGGATTCTTATAATATTGTTTGACTTAGTAAATTAGCGGGTTTTTTCTTTGCTTTACCTTCTATAGTGTCAATTTAGCGTTCTTTTCTTGTTTTTTCTTTGCTTTCCTATCTCCCTGAACAAGGCGTAAAGTTTAAAAAACAAATATTATTTGTTAATAATCATTTAATTTTACGTTAAGGATGGTTTAATTTTCTTGTTATAAGCTCCTGTTTTAATTATCTAAAACACTTATAACAAAATGCCTAATAATAACAATAATACTAATTTTACCCGTGTCTCTGATCTTGAGACTTTTTTCTCAGGTAGTAATTGGGTTCTAGAATTCGAAGATTTTGAGGTTTCATCTCAAGATCCAGTTGGTTCCGGTGACGAAGTTGATAAAGGAAACTTTAAAGGACTGTATCGAGAAGTAGAAATAAATGAGGACACGGGGGAAGTATCTCGTCGTGTTATAAGAGCTACTAAGTATGGAAGGAATGGAGATAAAATTCTAGAAATTGATCTTAGAGCAGTACATGTAGGGAAAGAAAAAAATGGGGAGCTGCAGGGAGCCTTTTTATTGACAGATCCAATAAAAAACAAAGTGAATGGAGAAAAGCCGATTGAAGAGCTACTTATATACTCACATGGCAGTATTAGCAACAGGGGGGATGAGGGTGAAATTGTTTTGAAGAAAGGCATGCCTGTTATTTCTTTCCTTGGACCACATGAAGCTATATTGAATATAGAGCTAGGTTGTATTACTCCTTATGCAGAGGTTTCTTTTGAAGGTATTACACTAACCTCTGAGCAGGCAAAGTATGATTTTGAGACTTCGGGCTACCAAGCGATAACGGGCGCACCTATCCGCTACGACGCGAAAACGGGCGCACCTCTCGGAGTTATTCATAATTACGAATTAACGAAATTTGACAGCGACCAATTAACAGGTGACTTAAGGCACGTTCTGGATAAAGTAACTGAGCATATGCAGCTACAGAGAGAGATCGCAAAAACTTGCAGAGAGGATGGGCATGCTTATGAAACTGATCCTTTAAAATTAAAGCCAGGGGTGAGGTTTGTTCCACTTGTAGATACGATTGTGATTCGAGCTAAAGGGGAGATGGATACATCTGACGTAATTAAAATTGCGCAAGAGCGTGGGTATAAAAAGATTATATGTAACTTTTGTCGTTCTCTTGCTCCAGTATCAAAACCACATTGGATTACTAATCTCTTTCTTAAAGCAGGGCCGAATAAACCTGCGCCGGAAGTATATTGTGCTAAAGATACAAAACTATTAGAAAAACCTATATTTTTATCTTGGGCTGAGGTTGCGAAGCTTGAGTATACCAGGATAGAAGCAGCAAAACATGAAGCGGAGCTGCTATCTTCTTTTGCTCCAAGAATGTCGCGTTAACAAAGCGAACAATCAAATAGATTGAAGGCTGGGTGCAATCCAAGGGTGGTAGCTAAGCAATGTTAGCTACCACCCTTTTATTTATACGCATGAGAGCATCTACCTAGTCAAAAATAGCTTGCTTTGTTATCCTGGTGCATATGCATTGTCAATTATTATTAGAAGATATTCGCTTAGACGTTAAATTAGGCCACTCAGAAGAGGAGCGTTCTGCTCTACAGCGGGTTTTAGTACAAGTAACGTTTGGATTTGAAACGATTCCTTTGGTTTGTAGCACCGATAATTTGCATGATACGCTTTGTTATGCCACGCTCGTTGATGAGCTGCAAACATTTTGTGACGATCGATCTTTTAAATTAATTGAAGCGTTGGGTTATCAGCTATATCAATTTATTCAAGAAAAAGTAGTTGCAACACGCCCCGAAAAAATGACAGTTGCTTTACGTGTTATTAAAAATCCGCCTCTTTCTACGCTTGAACAAGCGAGTTTTTCAATTTGCGATTAAATTTTTTATTAAAAATTATGTCAGTATAAAGAAATATCCTAGGAAAAGTTTACAGAGTATAATTAACTTTCCAGATTGGGTACACTATTTAATACTATGAAGCATACAATCGATTTATCGCAACATACGCCCATGATGCGCCAATATCTCAGCATAAAAGCAAATTATGCTGATAAGTTATTATTTTACCGTATGGGGGATTTTTACGAGTTATTTTATGATGATGCGATTAAAGCAGCCGAATTATTAAATATTACCTTAACAAAGCGAGGCCAATCCAATGGTCAAGCTATTCCCATGGCAGGTGTGCCTTTTCATAGCGTGGAAAGCTATTTAGCAAAACTGGTTAAGCAAGGTGAATCGGTTGCTATTTGCGAACAGGTTTCTGATCCAATCTCTGGTAAAGGCCCCATGGAAAGGCGAGTAACACGTATTATTACGCCCGGGACACTCAGTGACGAAGCCTTATTAGAGGCACGACAAACTAATTTTTTATTGGCTTTGTCACATAAAGCTGATCAATTTGGCTTAGCTTATTTAGATATGAGTAGCGGTCAATTTCATATCTTACAAGTTAATAATCAAGAAGCTTTAGTGAGTGAATTGGCACGCCTAAGTCCCATTGAGTTACTGATTGATGAAGCATTTCAATTAGACATCTTGTTAAGCCCTTATAAGACCATACGTCGTAGACCAAGTTGGGAGTTTGACTTAACTGCAGCGACGCATTGTCTTACGCAACAATTTCAAACCCGCGATTTAAGTGGCTTTGATTGCCAGGACTTACCTTTAGCCATTCAGGCTGCAGGTTGTT
This is a stretch of genomic DNA from Candidatus Rickettsiella viridis. It encodes these proteins:
- the gloB gene encoding hydroxyacylglutathione hydrolase, with protein sequence MAIQVQPILAFKDNYIWCLINDETNHCIIVDPGEAKPVLGFLKRSNLSLDALFITHHHWDHTNGIKAILKDHSAPVFGPAKEKIAGVSNPVDEGDTVELNNWPITFKVLAIPGHTLGHIAYYGDNLLFCGDTLFSAGCGRLFEGTAEQMLDSLNKLSQLPDETQIYCGHEYTLNNLNFAQMLEPNNVHVKEYLERVRELRQKNLPSLPCTLSTERLVNPFLRCDKTEILSRVERHRGKKFDLPAEAFAYLRQWKNNYK
- a CDS encoding putative adhesin, translated to MPNNNNNTNFTRVSDLETFFSGSNWVLEFEDFEVSSQDPVGSGDEVDKGNFKGLYREVEINEDTGEVSRRVIRATKYGRNGDKILEIDLRAVHVGKEKNGELQGAFLLTDPIKNKVNGEKPIEELLIYSHGSISNRGDEGEIVLKKGMPVISFLGPHEAILNIELGCITPYAEVSFEGITLTSEQAKYDFETSGYQAITGAPIRYDAKTGAPLGVIHNYELTKFDSDQLTGDLRHVLDKVTEHMQLQREIAKTCREDGHAYETDPLKLKPGVRFVPLVDTIVIRAKGEMDTSDVIKIAQERGYKKIICNFCRSLAPVSKPHWITNLFLKAGPNKPAPEVYCAKDTKLLEKPIFLSWAEVAKLEYTRIEAAKHEAELLSSFAPRMSR
- a CDS encoding dihydroneopterin aldolase, giving the protein MHCQLLLEDIRLDVKLGHSEEERSALQRVLVQVTFGFETIPLVCSTDNLHDTLCYATLVDELQTFCDDRSFKLIEALGYQLYQFIQEKVVATRPEKMTVALRVIKNPPLSTLEQASFSICD